In Lagenorhynchus albirostris chromosome 14, mLagAlb1.1, whole genome shotgun sequence, one DNA window encodes the following:
- the LOC132504093 gene encoding LOW QUALITY PROTEIN: S-adenosylmethionine decarboxylase proenzyme-like (The sequence of the model RefSeq protein was modified relative to this genomic sequence to represent the inferred CDS: inserted 1 base in 1 codon) translates to MEDAHFSEGTKKLLEVWFSRQQPNANQGSGDLRTIPRSEWEILLKDVQCXISVTKTDKQEAYVLSESSMFVSKKRFILKTCGTTLLLKALVPLLKLARDYKGFDSVQSFFYSGKNFTKPFHQGYPHQNFREETEFLNAVLPNGAAYCMGRMNSDCCYLYTLDFPESRIISPPDQTLEILMSELDPAVMDQFYMKDGVTAKDVTRESGIRDLIPGSVIDATLFNPCGYSMNGMKSDGTYWTIHITPEPEFPYVSFETNLSQTSYDDLIGKLMEVFKPGKFVTTLFVNQSSKCRTVLSSPQKTEGFKRLDCQSAMFNDYNFVFTSFAKKQQQQQS, encoded by the exons ATGGAAGATGCACATTTTTCTGAAGGGACCAAGAAGCTGCTGGAGGTTTGGTTCTCCAGGCAGCAACCCAATGCAAACCAAGGATCTGGGGATCTTCGCACCATCCCAAGATCCGAGTGGGAAATACTTTTGAAGGATGTGCAAT TCATAAGTGTGACAAAAACTGACAAGCAGGAAGCTTATGTACTCAGTGAGAGTAGCATGTTTGTCTCCAAGAAACGTTTCATTTTGAAGACATGTGGTACCACCCTCTTGCTGAAAGCACTGGTTCCCCTGTTGAAACTTGCTAGGGATTACAAGGGGTTTGACTCAGTTCAAAGCTTCTTTTACTCTGGTAAGAATTTCACGAAGCCTTTTCACCAAGGGTACCCACACCAGAATTTCCGGGAAGAAACAGAGTTTCTTAATGCAGTTCTCCCAAATGGAGCAGCATATTGTATGGGACGCATGAATTCTGATTGTTGCTACTTGTATACTTTGGATTTCCCAGAGAGTCGGATAATCAGTCCGCCAGATCAAACCCTGGAAATTCTGATGAGTGAGCTTGACCCAGCAGTTATGGACCAGTTCTACATGAAAGATGGTGTTACTGCAAAGGATGTCACTCGTGAGAGTGGAATTCGTGACCTGATACCAGGTTCTGTCATTGATGCCACACTGTTCAATCCTTGTGGGTATTCAATGAATGGAATGAAATCGGATGGAACTTATTGGACTATTCACATCACTCCAGAACCAGAATTTCCTTATGTTAGCTTTGAAACAAACTTAAGTCAGACCTCCTATGATGACCTGATCGGGAAACTTATGGAAGTCTTCAAGCCAGGAAAATTTGTGACCACCCTATTTGTAAATCAGAGTTCTAAATGTCGCACAGTGCTTTCTTCGCCCCAGAAGACGGAAGGTTTTAAACGTCTTGATTGCCAGAGTGCTATGTTCAATgattacaattttgtttttaccaGTTTTGCTAAGAAGCAgcaacaacagcagagttga